From Streptomyces sp. NBC_01754, a single genomic window includes:
- a CDS encoding DNA polymerase III subunit alpha: MVESEGVTGYGTVQEVRVPGFTHLHTVSGFSLRYGASHPERMAERAAERGMDALALTDRDTLAGTVRFARACENAGIRPLFGTELAVAPPAGGGGAGRTHRPRTPVRGGAFVDESAPRVTFLARDGAHGWAELCRLVTAAHAPDAGAADTGRPLVARAALPAGGLTVLLGPASEVGAALAAGRPDRAAALLAPWRELYGDALRLEAVHHGRAGTGPGSLRLAARTVGFAAEQGVRAVLTNAVRYADPGQGPVADVLDSARRLVPVDPRRSPLDSGERWLKDAHAMRETAERITSAAGLGPDAGQRLLAETRHTADACRVDPAADLGLGSVHFPEPRLVGAERRTAQRVLASRAAAGMVLRGLDRSRDHWERMHHELDIIAHHGFASYFLTVAQVVDDVKGMGIRVAARGSGAGSLVNHLLGIAHADPVEHGLLMERFLSKRRFVLPDIDIDVESARRLDVYRAIIGRFGAERVATVSMPETYRVRHAIRDVGAALSMDPAETDRLAKAFPHIRARDARAAMEELPELREVAGRKERYGRLWELVEALDALPRGVAMHPCGVLLSDASLLRRTPVVPTSGEGFPMAQFDKDDVEHLGLLKLDVLGVRMQSAMAHAVTELKRASGRELDLDAVPPDDPETYRLIRSAETLGCFQIESPGQRDLVGRLQPATFHDLVVDISLFRPGPVAADMVRPFIEARHGQAPVRYPHPDLEGPLRGTYGVVVFHEQIIETVDIMTGCGRGEADRVRRGLSDPESQGRIKVWFARRAAERGYAAEVIDRTWEIVEAFGSYGFCKAHAVAFAVPTYQSAWLKAHHPAAFYAGLLTHDPGMYPKRLLLADARRRGVPVLPLDVNRSAAAHRIELVSEEEMWGLRLALSDVHGISEAEVARIETGQPYSSLLDFWQRARPGRPAAERLAQVGALDAFGANRRDLLLHLSELHRAQRGAGARSGGAQLPLGDGHRTGTVGLPDLNDAERLSAELGVLSMDVSRHLMGDHHAFLEELGAVSAKRLREARHGETVLVAGAKAATQTPPVRSGRRVVFTTLDDGTGLVDLAFFDDSHAACAHTVFHSWLLLVRGVVQRRGPRSMSVVGAAAWNLAELAELRRTGGLDAVAARLAEVPEAEEGEEPPGGGRRIQLPTGYEMSPWADLQPPGAGAPTGRKLWHQSPGSAG; encoded by the coding sequence ATGGTGGAGAGCGAGGGGGTGACGGGGTACGGAACGGTCCAGGAGGTGCGGGTGCCAGGCTTCACGCATCTGCATACCGTCTCCGGCTTCTCCCTGCGGTACGGGGCCTCGCACCCGGAACGGATGGCCGAGCGCGCCGCCGAGCGGGGGATGGACGCCCTCGCGCTGACCGACCGCGACACCCTCGCCGGCACGGTCCGCTTCGCCCGGGCCTGCGAGAACGCCGGGATCCGGCCGCTCTTCGGTACGGAGCTCGCGGTGGCACCGCCCGCCGGGGGCGGCGGAGCGGGGCGTACGCACCGGCCGCGCACCCCGGTGCGCGGCGGTGCCTTCGTCGACGAATCCGCCCCCCGGGTCACCTTCCTCGCCCGGGACGGCGCACACGGCTGGGCCGAGCTGTGCCGACTGGTCACCGCCGCCCACGCCCCGGACGCGGGGGCCGCGGACACCGGGCGGCCCCTGGTCGCCCGGGCCGCGCTGCCCGCCGGAGGGCTCACCGTGCTGCTCGGCCCCGCCTCCGAGGTCGGGGCGGCCCTCGCCGCCGGCCGCCCCGACCGGGCCGCCGCGCTGCTCGCCCCCTGGCGGGAGCTCTACGGCGACGCCCTGCGCCTCGAAGCGGTCCACCACGGCCGCGCGGGCACCGGCCCCGGATCGCTGCGGCTCGCCGCCCGTACCGTCGGCTTCGCCGCCGAACAGGGGGTGCGGGCCGTGCTGACCAACGCCGTCCGGTACGCCGATCCCGGGCAGGGCCCGGTCGCCGACGTGCTCGACTCCGCCCGCAGGCTCGTCCCCGTCGACCCGCGCCGCTCCCCCCTCGACAGCGGGGAGCGCTGGCTCAAGGACGCCCACGCGATGCGGGAGACCGCCGAGCGGATCACCTCCGCCGCCGGGCTGGGCCCGGATGCGGGGCAGCGGCTGCTGGCCGAGACCCGGCACACCGCCGACGCCTGCCGCGTCGATCCCGCGGCCGACCTGGGGCTGGGCAGCGTCCACTTCCCCGAACCACGCCTGGTGGGCGCCGAGCGGCGTACCGCCCAGCGGGTGCTGGCCTCCCGCGCCGCCGCCGGCATGGTGCTGCGCGGCCTGGACCGCAGCCGCGACCACTGGGAGCGGATGCACCACGAGCTGGACATCATCGCCCACCACGGTTTCGCCTCCTACTTCCTGACGGTCGCTCAGGTCGTGGACGACGTGAAGGGGATGGGCATCCGGGTCGCCGCGCGTGGTTCCGGCGCCGGGTCCCTGGTCAACCATCTCCTGGGCATCGCGCACGCCGACCCCGTCGAACACGGTCTGCTCATGGAGCGCTTCCTGTCCAAGCGGCGCTTCGTGCTGCCCGACATCGACATCGACGTGGAGTCGGCCCGCCGCCTCGACGTCTACCGCGCGATCATCGGCCGCTTCGGCGCCGAGCGGGTCGCGACCGTCTCCATGCCCGAGACCTACCGGGTGCGCCACGCCATCCGGGACGTCGGCGCCGCGCTCTCCATGGACCCCGCCGAGACCGACCGGCTCGCCAAGGCCTTCCCGCACATCCGCGCCCGGGACGCCCGCGCCGCGATGGAGGAGCTGCCCGAGCTGCGCGAGGTGGCCGGGCGGAAGGAGAGGTACGGCCGGCTCTGGGAGCTGGTGGAGGCGCTGGACGCGCTGCCGCGCGGTGTCGCCATGCACCCGTGCGGGGTGCTCCTCTCGGACGCTTCGCTGCTGCGGCGCACCCCCGTCGTGCCCACCAGCGGCGAGGGCTTCCCCATGGCGCAGTTCGACAAGGACGACGTGGAACACCTCGGGCTGCTCAAGCTCGACGTACTCGGCGTACGGATGCAGTCGGCGATGGCGCACGCGGTCACCGAGCTGAAGCGGGCCTCGGGGCGGGAGCTCGACCTGGACGCCGTACCACCGGACGACCCGGAGACGTACCGGCTGATCAGGAGCGCCGAGACGCTGGGCTGCTTCCAGATCGAGTCGCCGGGCCAGCGCGACCTGGTCGGCAGACTCCAGCCCGCCACCTTCCACGACCTGGTGGTGGACATCTCGCTGTTCCGCCCCGGACCCGTCGCCGCCGACATGGTCCGGCCGTTCATCGAGGCACGGCACGGCCAGGCGCCCGTCCGCTATCCGCACCCCGACCTGGAGGGACCGCTGCGCGGCACCTACGGCGTGGTCGTCTTCCACGAGCAGATCATCGAGACGGTCGACATCATGACCGGCTGCGGCCGGGGCGAGGCCGACCGCGTGCGGCGCGGACTGTCCGACCCCGAGTCGCAGGGCCGGATCAAGGTCTGGTTCGCGCGGCGGGCGGCGGAGCGGGGGTACGCGGCCGAGGTGATCGACCGGACCTGGGAGATCGTCGAGGCGTTCGGCAGCTACGGCTTCTGCAAGGCGCACGCGGTCGCCTTCGCCGTACCGACGTACCAGTCCGCCTGGCTCAAGGCGCACCACCCGGCGGCCTTCTACGCCGGGCTGCTCACCCACGACCCGGGGATGTACCCCAAGCGGCTGCTGCTCGCGGACGCGCGGCGGCGCGGGGTGCCGGTGCTGCCGCTGGACGTGAACCGGTCCGCGGCCGCTCATAGAATCGAACTGGTGTCTGAAGAGGAGATGTGGGGACTGCGGCTCGCCCTCTCGGACGTCCATGGCATCAGTGAGGCCGAGGTCGCCCGGATCGAGACCGGGCAGCCCTACTCCTCGCTGCTGGACTTCTGGCAGCGCGCCCGGCCCGGCCGGCCGGCCGCCGAACGCCTGGCCCAGGTCGGGGCGTTGGACGCCTTCGGTGCCAACCGCCGGGACCTGCTGCTGCACCTGTCCGAGCTCCACCGCGCCCAGCGCGGCGCCGGGGCCCGGAGCGGCGGCGCCCAGCTTCCGCTCGGCGACGGACACCGCACCGGCACCGTCGGTCTGCCCGACCTCAACGACGCCGAACGGCTCAGTGCCGAACTCGGGGTGCTCAGCATGGACGTCTCCCGCCATCTGATGGGCGATCACCACGCCTTCCTGGAGGAGCTGGGCGCGGTCTCGGCCAAGCGGCTGCGGGAGGCGAGGCACGGTGAGACCGTGCTGGTCGCGGGCGCCAAGGCGGCCACCCAGACCCCGCCCGTCCGCTCCGGGCGCCGGGTCGTCTTCACCACCCTGGACGACGGGACGGGCCTGGTGGACCTGGCCTTCTTCGACGACAGCCACGCCGCCTGCGCCCACACCGTCTTCCACTCCTGGCTGCTGCTGGTGCGCGGGGTGGTCCAGCGGCGCGGCCCGCGCAGTATGAGCGTGGTGGGCGCGGCCGCCTGGAATCTGGCGGAACTGGCCGAACTGCGGCGCACCGGTGGGCTCGACGCGGTCGCGGCACGGCTGGCGGAGGTGCCGGAGGCGGAGGAGGGCGAGGAGCCGCCCGGCGGCGGGCGCCGGATCCAGCTGCCGACCGGATACGAGATGAGTCCCTGGGCCGACCTCCAGCCGCCCGGTGCGGGGGCGCCCACCGGAAGGAAGCTGTGGCACCAGAGCCCGGGGAGCGCGGGATGA
- a CDS encoding DUF3533 domain-containing protein: MTFAGEVKNAVTVRAALLVVGVLALQLLFIASYVGALHRPDPTDVPFGVVAPKQMSQRLITQLDGLPGGPLDPRAVSDAAEARKKVMNRDLDGALVVDAGGTTDTLLVASGGGTALANSLGKIVKQAETPQHRTVRTVDVAPASPDDFNGLSSFYLVVGWCVGGYLCASILAISAGAKPANRQRALIRTGAMALYSVAGGIGGAVVVGPILGALPGSLWGLAGLGTLVVFAVGMITLALEALTGIVGIGLAVLIIVVAGNPSAGGAFPLPMLPEFWRAIGPALPPGAGTWVARSIAYFQGNAVTGPLLVLSAWAVVGTALSLLLSMRRGADKEGPWAATEADTPAPMS; the protein is encoded by the coding sequence ATGACTTTCGCCGGGGAAGTGAAGAACGCCGTCACCGTGCGGGCCGCCCTGCTCGTCGTCGGGGTGCTGGCACTCCAGCTGCTGTTCATCGCGTCGTACGTCGGGGCGCTGCACCGCCCCGACCCGACGGACGTCCCCTTCGGGGTCGTCGCCCCGAAGCAGATGTCCCAGCGGCTCATCACCCAGCTGGACGGCCTCCCGGGCGGCCCGCTGGACCCCCGCGCGGTCTCCGACGCGGCCGAGGCGCGGAAGAAGGTCATGAACCGCGACCTGGACGGCGCCCTGGTCGTCGACGCCGGGGGCACGACCGACACCCTGCTCGTCGCCTCGGGGGGCGGCACCGCCCTGGCGAACTCCCTCGGCAAGATCGTCAAGCAGGCGGAGACACCGCAGCACCGCACGGTGCGGACCGTGGACGTGGCCCCGGCCTCCCCGGACGACTTCAACGGGCTCTCTTCGTTCTACCTGGTCGTGGGCTGGTGCGTCGGCGGCTACCTCTGCGCCTCGATCCTGGCCATCAGCGCGGGGGCCAAGCCGGCCAACCGGCAGCGCGCGCTGATCCGCACCGGGGCCATGGCGCTGTACTCGGTCGCGGGCGGGATCGGCGGCGCGGTCGTCGTCGGGCCGATCCTCGGCGCCCTCCCGGGCAGCCTGTGGGGGCTGGCGGGGCTGGGCACCCTGGTCGTCTTCGCGGTCGGCATGATCACGCTCGCCCTGGAGGCGCTCACCGGCATCGTCGGCATCGGCCTGGCCGTCCTGATCATCGTGGTCGCGGGCAACCCGAGCGCGGGCGGCGCCTTCCCGCTGCCGATGCTGCCCGAGTTCTGGCGGGCGATCGGCCCCGCCCTGCCCCCGGGTGCGGGCACCTGGGTGGCCCGCTCGATCGCCTACTTCCAGGGCAACGCGGTCACCGGGCCGCTCCTGGTGCTCTCCGCCTGGGCGGTCGTCGGCACCGCCCTCAGCCTGCTGCTGTCGATGCGGCGCGGAGCGGACAAGGAGGGCCCCTGGGCGGCCACGGAGGCCGACACCCCCGCGCCGATGAGCTGA
- a CDS encoding DUF6461 domain-containing protein: MSPGHSTAATYAWLRERYPRLIEAYCVTLVQGLSPEALLKALGAEPAERMTGVAELSGPAYEEWGPAYFVGVTAVGDWSLMVEYNGFVGTRKATAPAVSRGRTVVSHFRNVNAVDHFHWCEDGVTRLHFEPLFPYCRDGSDPDGLITEMRESGFDLSDADDRFYGGHTEAAFALAEHVTGVRLTPDLFASAEFVCGRVPNRR, translated from the coding sequence ATGTCACCCGGCCACAGCACCGCCGCCACCTACGCGTGGCTCCGAGAACGGTACCCGCGCCTCATCGAGGCCTACTGCGTCACGCTCGTCCAGGGGCTGTCCCCCGAAGCGCTGCTGAAGGCCCTGGGGGCCGAGCCCGCCGAGCGGATGACGGGCGTGGCCGAGCTGAGCGGACCGGCGTACGAGGAGTGGGGTCCGGCGTACTTCGTCGGCGTCACCGCCGTAGGCGACTGGTCACTGATGGTCGAGTACAACGGCTTCGTGGGCACTCGGAAGGCGACCGCGCCTGCCGTCTCGCGTGGCCGGACGGTGGTGTCCCATTTCCGGAACGTCAACGCGGTCGACCACTTCCACTGGTGCGAGGACGGGGTCACACGCCTCCACTTCGAGCCCCTCTTCCCCTACTGCCGCGACGGCAGCGATCCGGACGGGCTGATCACCGAGATGCGGGAATCGGGCTTCGACCTGAGCGACGCGGACGACAGGTTCTACGGTGGCCACACCGAAGCCGCCTTCGCCCTCGCCGAACACGTCACGGGCGTTCGCCTGACGCCGGATCTCTTCGCCTCCGCCGAGTTCGTCTGCGGCCGCGTACCGAATCGGCGGTAG
- a CDS encoding S1 family peptidase, with protein MSHRRISRKRAALAGSAVAALVVTGISFQSANASDDVPQFTARTLTAQAAGNLATTLDKSLGADAAGSYYDAGTRHLVVNVLDEAAAEQVRQAGGTARVVQNSAADLESARQTLTDQATVPGTSWAVDPVSNKVVVTADGTVGSAAWDKLGAVVDGLGGKAELTRTEGEFKPLIAGGDAIWGSGARCSLGFNVVKDGEPYFLTAGHCTDAVTSWSDSQSGSEIGANAGSSFPGNDYGLVKYTADVAHPSAVDLYNGSTQQITKAGAATVGMTVTRSGSTTQVHDGQVTALNATVNYGNGDIVSGLIQTTVCAEPGDSGGSLFAGDTAIGLTSGGSGDCSSGGTTFFQPVPEALAAYGAEIG; from the coding sequence TTGAGTCACCGACGCATATCCAGGAAGCGTGCGGCCCTCGCCGGTTCGGCGGTCGCGGCCCTGGTCGTCACGGGAATCTCCTTCCAGAGTGCGAACGCCAGCGATGACGTTCCCCAGTTCACCGCCCGGACGCTGACGGCGCAGGCGGCCGGAAATCTCGCCACCACCCTCGACAAGAGCCTCGGCGCCGACGCGGCGGGCTCCTACTACGACGCCGGGACCCGGCACCTCGTGGTGAACGTCCTCGACGAGGCCGCCGCCGAGCAGGTGCGCCAGGCGGGCGGCACGGCCAGAGTCGTCCAGAACTCCGCCGCCGACCTGGAGTCCGCCCGGCAGACCCTGACCGACCAGGCCACCGTCCCCGGCACCTCCTGGGCGGTCGACCCGGTCAGCAACAAGGTGGTCGTCACGGCCGACGGCACGGTCGGCTCCGCGGCCTGGGACAAGCTCGGCGCGGTCGTCGACGGTCTCGGCGGCAAGGCAGAACTCACCAGGACCGAGGGTGAGTTCAAGCCGCTCATCGCGGGCGGCGACGCCATCTGGGGCAGTGGCGCACGCTGCTCGCTGGGGTTCAACGTGGTCAAGGACGGTGAGCCGTACTTCCTGACGGCCGGCCACTGCACCGACGCCGTCACCAGCTGGTCCGACTCGCAGAGCGGCTCGGAGATCGGTGCCAACGCGGGCTCCAGCTTCCCGGGCAACGACTACGGTCTGGTGAAGTACACGGCCGATGTGGCGCACCCCAGCGCGGTCGACCTCTACAACGGTTCCACCCAGCAGATCACCAAGGCGGGCGCGGCGACCGTCGGCATGACGGTGACCCGCAGCGGCTCGACCACCCAGGTCCACGACGGCCAGGTCACCGCCCTGAACGCCACGGTCAACTACGGCAACGGCGACATCGTCAGCGGGCTCATCCAGACGACGGTGTGCGCCGAGCCCGGCGACAGCGGCGGCTCGCTCTTCGCGGGCGACACCGCCATCGGTCTGACCTCGGGCGGCAGCGGCGACTGCTCCTCGGGCGGCACGACCTTCTTCCAGCCGGTGCCCGAGGCGCTGGCGGCGTACGGGGCCGAGATCGGCTGA
- a CDS encoding alpha/beta fold hydrolase, translated as MRSRVRVADGRHLMVERQGDPHGRPVFLLHGTPGSRLGPAPRGMVLYQRKTQLIAYDRPGYGGSDRLADRRVVDVVEDVRAIADSFGLDRFAVVGRSGGAPHALACAAMMPERVTRTAALVGLAPWDAAGLDWFEGMAASNVLAYSTAAADPDGLAQSFISRSAEIRQDPVRLLDDLRRELTDSDRTVVNDAGIRTLLLANYREGLRNSAYGWIDDAIAFARPWGFDLADVSGPVMLWHGEKDVFSPVGHSRWLAGQIPGATAVLEPAAAHFDALSVLPEVLNWLLDDRRTPVA; from the coding sequence GTGCGCAGTCGTGTGCGCGTGGCGGACGGGCGGCATCTGATGGTGGAGCGCCAGGGGGACCCGCACGGCAGACCGGTCTTCCTCCTGCACGGGACACCGGGCAGCAGGCTCGGCCCCGCTCCCCGCGGCATGGTGCTCTACCAGCGCAAGACCCAGCTCATCGCGTACGACCGCCCCGGCTACGGGGGCTCCGACCGGCTGGCCGACCGCCGGGTGGTGGACGTCGTCGAGGACGTACGGGCCATCGCCGACTCGTTCGGACTCGACCGGTTCGCCGTGGTGGGCCGCTCGGGCGGCGCTCCGCACGCCCTGGCCTGCGCCGCGATGATGCCGGAACGGGTGACCCGCACGGCCGCGCTGGTGGGCCTGGCCCCCTGGGACGCGGCGGGCCTGGACTGGTTCGAGGGCATGGCCGCGTCCAACGTGCTCGCGTACTCCACCGCCGCCGCCGACCCGGACGGACTCGCGCAGTCCTTCATCAGCCGCTCGGCGGAGATCCGCCAGGACCCGGTCCGGCTCCTGGACGACCTGCGCAGGGAGCTGACCGACTCCGACCGGACCGTGGTCAACGACGCGGGCATCCGCACACTGCTGCTGGCCAACTACCGCGAGGGGTTACGGAATTCGGCCTACGGATGGATCGACGACGCCATCGCCTTCGCCCGGCCGTGGGGATTCGACCTGGCGGACGTCTCCGGCCCGGTGATGCTGTGGCACGGTGAGAAGGACGTGTTCTCCCCGGTCGGCCATTCACGCTGGCTGGCCGGTCAGATCCCGGGCGCCACCGCCGTACTGGAACCGGCCGCCGCGCACTTCGACGCCCTGTCCGTGCTCCCCGAGGTGCTCAACTGGCTGCTGGACGACCGGCGGACACCGGTCGCCTGA
- the fxsT gene encoding FxSxx-COOH system tetratricopeptide repeat protein — translation MTAGRDGRIVTFYSYKGGTGRTMALANTAWILAANGRRILAVDWDLEAPGLHRFFHPFLDPSTLGATTGVIDLITEYAWAATNPARRAEDWHHDYARIQPHAVSLNPEALGWEFPRGGTLDFVSAGRQNREYSATVSTFDWDNFYDRLGGGHFFDALRADMKANYDYVLIDSRTGLSDIADICTVHLPDVLVDCFTLSDQSIDGAASVARQIAERYTGRPIAVFPVPMRIDEGEKEKADAGRALARLKFDRLPRDLSGDELTAYWGAVEIPYRPYYAYEETLATFGDEAGLSNSLLSAFERLTAVVTEGEITSMPAVSEEVRLRIRDAFTRRRPALPADLFLSYVAENRMWADWIEAVLTRAGFRVVPRDVLADPGPGDDTAHGETAARTVVLLSSAYLKSPRAVDLWDRAVAEDPGGGRRRLLPLRVSDVRLSAPYIDRNPVDLFRLDEVHATTALMRAVDRPVQLGDGVAPGPRFPGTVPRIWNAPPRNPGFTGRSLVLERMRDQLGGGMAVVLPQPQALYGLGGVGKTQVALEYVHRFMADYDLVWWISSEQTDDVVAGLAELAVRLGAQGGDDMGAASKEAVDLLRRGVPSDRWLLVFDNADDPERLRRYFPQGGSGHILVTSRNQSWSQHGDALPVDVFLREESIEHLQRRAPGLSEEDAAHVATAVGDLPLAVEQAAAWIAETATPIDAYLEQLARQAPRVLALNQPAGYPEPVAATWNISIERLKERSPAAVRLLQLCAFFAPEPISANLLYSKEMIDALKPYDSSLQEKLVLGRVIREIGRFALAKVDQVSNSIQVHRLVQAVIRDQLGEEEQREARHVVHRILAGARPDDDEPIDNPETWPRFATIWPHLGPSDARDCKEPETRRLLIDRVRYLWKRGDVRTAGILGDELRQAWLAMLGERDLQYLYLCFHLSNILRTRGRYVEARELDEFTLRRQREVLGPEHPHTYMTTSSLAIDLGLLGDYEQAIELATEAHEGFSQIFHDRHPRTLAAANNLALNLRSVGQYARAREIDQDVYDLRSEVLGSEHPYSLSSAMSLARDLREVGRYEDSVGLLSRTYGSYKATLGRTYPTTLSAAKSLAVSLRRAGQLEDARRLTAATRARYRAKYTLANPESLACDLNMAADLFAAGEAAEARETAREVVDQYMQVPGERHPYTLAAQNNLGIYLSGPDAPVEAERLLKRVVASMRETFGREHPNTLFCVMNLANATADLGELDAVLETERTLSGRLSEVLGAHHPEVLAMTSNLAVTLDALGRGDEALRVRAETGDELARQLGDEHPLTRTARTELRFRRELEPMSV, via the coding sequence ATGACAGCCGGCCGTGACGGGCGCATCGTCACCTTCTACTCGTACAAGGGCGGTACGGGGCGCACCATGGCCCTCGCCAACACCGCCTGGATCCTGGCCGCCAACGGCAGACGGATACTGGCCGTCGACTGGGACCTGGAGGCCCCCGGGCTCCACCGGTTCTTCCACCCCTTCCTCGACCCGTCCACGCTCGGCGCCACCACCGGTGTGATCGACCTGATCACCGAATACGCCTGGGCCGCGACCAACCCGGCCCGGCGTGCCGAGGACTGGCACCACGACTACGCGCGTATCCAGCCGCACGCGGTCTCGCTCAACCCCGAGGCGCTCGGCTGGGAGTTCCCGCGGGGCGGCACCCTCGACTTCGTCTCCGCCGGGCGGCAGAACCGCGAGTACTCCGCGACCGTCTCCACCTTCGACTGGGACAACTTCTACGACCGGCTCGGCGGCGGGCACTTCTTCGACGCCCTGCGCGCCGACATGAAGGCCAACTACGACTACGTCCTCATCGACAGCCGCACCGGTCTCAGCGACATCGCCGACATCTGCACCGTCCACCTCCCGGACGTGCTGGTGGACTGCTTCACCCTCAGCGACCAGTCCATCGACGGGGCCGCCTCCGTCGCCCGGCAGATCGCCGAACGCTACACCGGCAGGCCCATCGCCGTCTTCCCCGTCCCGATGCGCATCGACGAGGGCGAGAAGGAGAAGGCGGACGCCGGCCGGGCACTGGCCCGGCTGAAGTTCGACCGGCTGCCCCGTGACCTCTCCGGTGACGAACTCACCGCCTACTGGGGCGCGGTGGAGATCCCCTACCGCCCCTACTACGCGTACGAGGAGACGCTGGCCACCTTCGGCGACGAGGCCGGGCTCAGCAACTCGCTGCTGTCCGCGTTCGAACGTCTGACAGCCGTGGTCACCGAGGGGGAGATCACGTCGATGCCGGCGGTGAGCGAAGAGGTCCGGCTGCGGATCCGTGACGCCTTCACCCGGCGCAGGCCCGCGCTGCCCGCCGACCTCTTCCTCAGCTATGTGGCGGAGAACCGCATGTGGGCCGACTGGATCGAGGCGGTCCTCACCCGGGCCGGGTTCCGGGTGGTCCCGCGTGACGTCCTGGCGGACCCCGGCCCGGGGGACGACACCGCACACGGCGAGACCGCGGCCCGTACGGTCGTACTGCTTTCCAGCGCCTACCTCAAGTCCCCGCGTGCCGTGGACCTGTGGGACCGGGCGGTCGCCGAGGACCCGGGCGGCGGGCGGCGCCGTCTGCTGCCGCTCAGGGTCAGCGACGTCCGCCTCTCGGCACCGTACATCGACCGCAACCCGGTGGACCTGTTCCGGCTGGACGAGGTCCACGCCACCACCGCCCTGATGCGTGCCGTGGACCGGCCGGTCCAGCTCGGTGACGGGGTGGCGCCCGGCCCGCGGTTCCCCGGCACCGTGCCCAGGATCTGGAACGCACCGCCCCGCAACCCCGGCTTCACCGGCCGCTCCCTGGTCCTGGAGCGGATGCGCGACCAGCTCGGCGGCGGGATGGCCGTCGTCCTGCCGCAGCCGCAGGCCCTCTACGGGCTCGGCGGCGTCGGCAAGACCCAGGTGGCCCTGGAGTACGTGCACCGCTTCATGGCCGACTACGACCTGGTGTGGTGGATATCGTCCGAGCAGACCGACGACGTGGTGGCCGGCCTCGCCGAACTGGCCGTCCGGCTCGGTGCCCAGGGCGGCGACGACATGGGCGCGGCCTCGAAGGAGGCGGTGGACCTGCTGCGCCGGGGGGTGCCCTCGGACCGCTGGCTGCTGGTCTTCGACAACGCCGACGACCCCGAACGTCTCCGCCGCTACTTCCCGCAGGGCGGCTCGGGCCACATCCTGGTCACCTCCAGGAACCAGAGCTGGTCCCAGCACGGTGACGCGCTGCCCGTCGACGTCTTCCTGCGGGAGGAGTCCATCGAACACCTCCAGCGCCGCGCCCCGGGGCTCAGTGAGGAGGACGCCGCCCACGTGGCCACGGCCGTCGGTGACCTGCCGCTCGCGGTGGAACAGGCGGCGGCCTGGATCGCGGAGACCGCCACGCCCATCGACGCCTACCTGGAACAGCTGGCCCGCCAGGCACCGCGGGTTCTGGCCCTGAACCAGCCGGCCGGTTACCCGGAGCCGGTCGCCGCCACCTGGAACATCTCCATCGAGCGCCTCAAGGAGCGCTCGCCCGCCGCGGTGCGGCTGCTCCAGCTCTGCGCGTTCTTCGCCCCCGAGCCGATCTCCGCGAACCTCCTCTACAGCAAGGAGATGATCGACGCGCTGAAGCCCTACGACTCCTCGCTCCAGGAGAAGCTGGTCCTGGGCCGGGTGATCCGGGAGATCGGCCGCTTCGCCCTCGCCAAGGTCGACCAGGTCTCCAACTCCATCCAGGTGCACCGCCTGGTGCAGGCGGTGATCAGGGACCAGCTCGGTGAGGAGGAGCAGCGGGAGGCCCGGCACGTGGTCCACCGGATCCTGGCGGGTGCCAGGCCCGACGACGACGAGCCGATCGACAACCCGGAGACCTGGCCGCGTTTCGCGACGATCTGGCCGCACCTCGGCCCGTCCGACGCACGCGACTGCAAGGAGCCGGAGACCCGCAGGCTGCTGATCGACCGGGTGCGCTACCTGTGGAAGCGCGGGGACGTCAGGACCGCCGGGATCCTGGGTGACGAGCTGCGCCAGGCATGGCTCGCCATGCTGGGGGAGCGGGACCTCCAGTACCTGTACCTCTGCTTCCACCTCTCCAACATCCTGCGTACCCGGGGGCGTTACGTGGAGGCCAGGGAGCTGGACGAGTTCACGCTCCGCCGGCAGCGGGAGGTGCTGGGGCCGGAGCACCCTCACACGTACATGACCACCAGCAGCCTGGCCATCGACCTGGGCCTGCTCGGGGACTACGAGCAGGCGATCGAGCTGGCGACCGAGGCGCACGAGGGGTTCAGCCAGATCTTCCACGACCGGCACCCGCGGACGCTCGCCGCGGCCAACAACCTGGCGCTGAACCTGCGCAGCGTCGGGCAGTACGCCAGGGCGAGGGAGATCGACCAGGACGTCTACGACCTGCGGTCCGAGGTCCTGGGGTCCGAGCACCCGTACTCCCTCTCCTCGGCCATGAGCCTGGCCCGCGATCTGCGCGAGGTGGGAAGGTACGAGGACTCCGTGGGCCTGCTGAGCCGTACGTACGGCAGCTACAAGGCCACCCTCGGGCGGACCTACCCCACCACCCTGAGCGCCGCCAAGAGCCTGGCGGTGTCGCTGCGGCGGGCCGGGCAGCTGGAGGACGCCCGCAGGCTGACGGCGGCCACCCGGGCCAGGTACCGGGCCAAGTACACCTTGGCCAACCCGGAGTCACTGGCCTGCGACCTCAACATGGCGGCCGACCTGTTCGCGGCGGGGGAGGCGGCCGAGGCCAGGGAGACCGCGCGGGAGGTCGTCGACCAGTACATGCAGGTGCCGGGGGAGAGGCATCCGTACACCCTGGCGGCGCAGAACAACCTCGGGATCTACCTCTCCGGGCCCGACGCGCCCGTGGAGGCGGAGCGGCTGCTGAAGCGGGTGGTCGCCTCCATGCGGGAGACGTTCGGCAGGGAGCACCCCAACACGCTGTTCTGCGTGATGAACCTGGCGAACGCCACGGCCGACCTCGGCGAACTGGACGCCGTGCTGGAGACCGAGCGCACGCTCTCCGGCCGGCTGAGTGAGGTGCTGGGGGCGCATCACCCGGAGGTCCTGGCGATGACCTCCAACCTCGCGGTGACCCTGGACGCGCTGGGCCGCGGGGACGAGGCCCTGCGGGTGCGGGCGGAGACCGGCGACGAGCTGGCCCGGCAGCTCGGGGACGAGCACCCGCTGACCCGGACGGCGCGCACCGAGCTGCGGTTCCGGCGCGAGCTGGAACCGATGTCGGTGTGA